One window from the genome of Glycine soja cultivar W05 chromosome 12, ASM419377v2, whole genome shotgun sequence encodes:
- the LOC114378520 gene encoding protein TPX2-like isoform X3 has protein sequence MAVTEETGGATVIDETYEFSAPRFFDFVKGESDEESRKAELWFDSALSYAPSPFMPKIKTGRSITVDTLCDFSEADKMQKMFASVDNNVLETNVQQQSMTTKTEEDEADKVQKTSANVLETNIKPQSVTTVKEDDAPCPDKERSENDYKEDSACLKVSSGGAFVEVAKDACTPKPALLKKVATSTNSKKTHNKNDYKEDSACLKLSSGGASVEVAKDACTPKPALPKKVATSTNSKKTHNKKMATNTKTQLKSATVKSVAGTPHLVQENQAIKRQKLDEGKSRQIMNVKHQTLPHNKSKLGLTVSTSTSKSHKEDRKVYVRETPATPASVPFVSMAEMMKKFQSSTRDLSLPIVVSHTKPKLTLTRPKEPEFETSQRIRPARVKSSAELEEEMMAKIPKFKARPLNKKILQTATLPPVPRSTPQLPEFKEFHLETLARAHQNADTASIASTEVSHKESSRKPYLTEPKTPLLQTSLRARPPKVKSSLELEQEELEKAPKFKARPLNKKIFESKGDIGVFCHTKKHVTEPQEFHFATDERIPPPAAMADLFGKLSMKSEPARNHNPIPRNTTPNPFHLHTEERGAEKEKKLVMDLLQKQWEEENARIPKANPYPYTTDYPVIPPKPEPKQCTRPEPFQLESLVRHEEEIQKEHEERHRTEREEAQMRAFKAQPILKEDPIPLPEKVRKPLTQVQEFSLHVNHRAVDRAQFDERIKEKEMMYKRYREESEAARMIEEEKALKQMRRTMVPHARPVPNFDNPFCPQKSSKDITKPKSPNLRVLHRKERRKVFNGTVFSSPAANMR, from the exons ATGGCCGTGACGGAGGAAACCGGCGGCGCCACCGTGATCGACGAGACCTACGAGTTCTCCGCGCCGCGATTCTTCGATTTCGTCAAAGGAGAGTCTGATGAGGAATCGCGTAAGGCTGAGCTCTGGTTCGACTCCGCTCTCTCCTACGCTCCTTCGC CATTCATGCCTAAAATCAAGACCGGTAGATCTATTACTGTGGATACCTTGTGTGATTTTAGTGAAGCTGACAAAATGCAGAAG ATGTTTGCTAGTGTTGATAACAATGTTCTGGAAACCAATGTACAACAACAGAGCATGACTACCAAAACAGAGGAAGATGAAGCTGACAAAGTGCAGAAG acgTCAGCAAATGTTCTGGAAACCAATATAAAACCACAGAGTGTGACTACTGTAAAGGAAGATGATGCACCTTGCCCTGATAAAGAAAGAAGTGAGAATGATTATAAAGAAGATAGTGCATGCTTAAAGGTTTCATCTGGAGGAGCATTCGTTGAAGTAGCAAAAGATGCTTGCACACCAAAACCAGCATTACTGAAAAAAGTTGCCACATCCACTAATTCCAAGAAGACACATAATAAGAATGATTATAAAGAAGATAGTGCATGCTTAAAGCTTTCATCTGGAGGAGCATCCGTTGAAGTAGCAAAAGATGCTTGCACACCAAAACCAGCATTACCGAAAAAAGTTGCCACATCAACTAATTCCAAGAAGACCCATAATAAGAAGATGGCCACGAATACAAAAACTCAGTTAAAGTCAGCAACAGTGAAGAGCGTTGCAGGGACTCCTCACTTGGTCCAAGAGAATCAAGCCATTAAGAGGCAAAAATTGGATGAAGGAAAATCTAGACAG ATTATGAATGTCAAACATCAGACATTGCCTCATAATAAGTCAAAATTGGGTTTAACCGTGTCTACTAGCACTAGTAAATCTCACAAAGAGGACAGAAAG GTTTATGTTCGTGAAACACCAGCAACACCAGCCTCTGTACCATTTGTATCAATGGCAGAAATGATGAAAAAATTTCAATCTAGTACCAGAGACCTGTCATTGCCCATCGTTGTTTCTCAT ACAAAACCAAAACTTACATTGACTAGGCCTAAGGAGCCTGAATTTGAGACATCTCAGCGGATTCGCCCAGCTAGGGTGAAGAGTAGTGCTGAGCTTGAGGAAGAAATGATGGCTAAAATCCCAAAATTCAAGGCTCGACCATTGAATAAGAAG ATTTTGCAAACTGCAACTTTGCCTCCCGTTCCAAGAAGTACACCACAGCTACCAGAATTTAAG gaATTTCATCTGGAAACTTTGGCTAGGGCCCATCAGAATGCAGATACAGCTTCAATAGCTTCAACAGAGGTGTCTCATAAG gagagtTCAAGGAAGCCTTATCTTACAGAACCAAAAACACCTTTGCTCCAAACTTCACTAAGAGCCCGCCCACCCAAAGTGAAAAGCTCATTAGAATTAGAGCAAGAGGAGCTTGAAAAGGCCCCTAAATTCAAGGCAAGACCTCTAAATAAGAAG ATCTTTGAAAGTAAAGGGGATATTGGAGTATTTTGCCATACCAAGAAACATGTTACCGAACCTCAAGAATTTCACTTTGCCACTGATGAAAGGATTCCGCCACCTGCTGCCATGGCTGATTTATTTGGCAAG CTTTCTATGAAGTCTGAACCTGCACGTAATCACAACCCAATCCCAAGAAACACGACTCCAAATCCGTTTCATCTCCACACAGAG GAAAGAGGTgctgagaaagagaagaagctgGTCATGGACCTTCTGCAGAAACAGTGGgaagaggaaaacgcaaggattcCCAAGGCTAATCCATACCCTTACACCACTGATTACCCTGTG ATCCCACCAAAACCAGAACCAAAGCAATGCACAAGACCAGAGCCATTCCAATTGGAGAGCCTGGTAAGACACGAGGAAGAAATACAAAAGGAACACGAAGAAAGACACAGAACAGAAAGAGAAGAGGCTCAGATGAGAGCGTTTAAGGCACAACCAATCTTAAAAGA GGACCCAATCCCCCTTCCAGAGAAGGTCCGCAAACCCCTCACACAAGTTCAGGAATTTAGTTTACATGTGAATCATCGGGCTGTGGATAGAGCACAATTTGATGAAAGG attaaggaaaaagaaatgatGTACAAACGATACAGAGAAGAGAGTGAAGCAGCAAGAATG ATAGAAGAAGAGAAAGCGTTGAAACAGATGAGAAGGACAATGGTTCCGCATGCTAGGCCAGTTCCTAATTTTGATAATCCATTTTGTCCCCAAAA GTCTTCAAAGGACATAACGAAACCCAAGTCACCAAATTTGCGTGTACTCCATAGAAAGGAAAGACGGAAGGTATTCAATGGAACTGTGTTCTCGAGTCCAGCTGCTAAC ATGAGATGA
- the LOC114378520 gene encoding protein TPX2-like isoform X1, whose protein sequence is MAVTEETGGATVIDETYEFSAPRFFDFVKGESDEESRKAELWFDSALSYAPSPFMPKIKTGRSITVDTLCDFSEADKMQKMFASVDNNVLETNVQQQSMTTKTEEDEADKVQKTSANVLETNIKPQSVTTVKEDDAPCPDKERSENDYKEDSACLKVSSGGAFVEVAKDACTPKPALLKKVATSTNSKKTHNKNDYKEDSACLKLSSGGASVEVAKDACTPKPALPKKVATSTNSKKTHNKKMATNTKTQLKSATVKSVAGTPHLVQENQAIKRQKLDEGKSRQIMNVKHQTLPHNKSKLGLTVSTSTSKSHKEDRKVYVRETPATPASVPFVSMAEMMKKFQSSTRDLSLPIVVSHTKPKLTLTRPKEPEFETSQRIRPARVKSSAELEEEMMAKIPKFKARPLNKKILQTATLPPVPRSTPQLPEFKEFHLETLARAHQNADTASIASTEVSHKESSRKPYLTEPKTPLLQTSLRARPPKVKSSLELEQEELEKAPKFKARPLNKKIFESKGDIGVFCHTKKHVTEPQEFHFATDERIPPPAAMADLFGKLSMKSEPARNHNPIPRNTTPNPFHLHTEERGAEKEKKLVMDLLQKQWEEENARIPKANPYPYTTDYPVIPPKPEPKQCTRPEPFQLESLVRHEEEIQKEHEERHRTEREEAQMRAFKAQPILKEDPIPLPEKVRKPLTQVQEFSLHVNHRAVDRAQFDERIKEKEMMYKRYREESEAARMIEEEKALKQMRRTMVPHARPVPNFDNPFCPQKSSKDITKPKSPNLRVLHRKERRKVFNGTVFSSPAANMR, encoded by the exons ATGGCCGTGACGGAGGAAACCGGCGGCGCCACCGTGATCGACGAGACCTACGAGTTCTCCGCGCCGCGATTCTTCGATTTCGTCAAAGGAGAGTCTGATGAGGAATCGCGTAAGGCTGAGCTCTGGTTCGACTCCGCTCTCTCCTACGCTCCTTCGC CATTCATGCCTAAAATCAAGACCGGTAGATCTATTACTGTGGATACCTTGTGTGATTTTAGTGAAGCTGACAAAATGCAGAAG ATGTTTGCTAGTGTTGATAACAATGTTCTGGAAACCAATGTACAACAACAGAGCATGACTACCAAAACAGAGGAAGATGAAGCTGACAAAGTGCAGAAG acgTCAGCAAATGTTCTGGAAACCAATATAAAACCACAGAGTGTGACTACTGTAAAGGAAGATGATGCACCTTGCCCTGATAAAGAAAGAAGTGAGAATGATTATAAAGAAGATAGTGCATGCTTAAAGGTTTCATCTGGAGGAGCATTCGTTGAAGTAGCAAAAGATGCTTGCACACCAAAACCAGCATTACTGAAAAAAGTTGCCACATCCACTAATTCCAAGAAGACACATAATAAGAATGATTATAAAGAAGATAGTGCATGCTTAAAGCTTTCATCTGGAGGAGCATCCGTTGAAGTAGCAAAAGATGCTTGCACACCAAAACCAGCATTACCGAAAAAAGTTGCCACATCAACTAATTCCAAGAAGACCCATAATAAGAAGATGGCCACGAATACAAAAACTCAGTTAAAGTCAGCAACAGTGAAGAGCGTTGCAGGGACTCCTCACTTGGTCCAAGAGAATCAAGCCATTAAGAGGCAAAAATTGGATGAAGGAAAATCTAGACAG ATTATGAATGTCAAACATCAGACATTGCCTCATAATAAGTCAAAATTGGGTTTAACCGTGTCTACTAGCACTAGTAAATCTCACAAAGAGGACAGAAAG GTTTATGTTCGTGAAACACCAGCAACACCAGCCTCTGTACCATTTGTATCAATGGCAGAAATGATGAAAAAATTTCAATCTAGTACCAGAGACCTGTCATTGCCCATCGTTGTTTCTCAT ACAAAACCAAAACTTACATTGACTAGGCCTAAGGAGCCTGAATTTGAGACATCTCAGCGGATTCGCCCAGCTAGGGTGAAGAGTAGTGCTGAGCTTGAGGAAGAAATGATGGCTAAAATCCCAAAATTCAAGGCTCGACCATTGAATAAGAAG ATTTTGCAAACTGCAACTTTGCCTCCCGTTCCAAGAAGTACACCACAGCTACCAGAATTTAAG gaATTTCATCTGGAAACTTTGGCTAGGGCCCATCAGAATGCAGATACAGCTTCAATAGCTTCAACAGAGGTGTCTCATAAG gagagtTCAAGGAAGCCTTATCTTACAGAACCAAAAACACCTTTGCTCCAAACTTCACTAAGAGCCCGCCCACCCAAAGTGAAAAGCTCATTAGAATTAGAGCAAGAGGAGCTTGAAAAGGCCCCTAAATTCAAGGCAAGACCTCTAAATAAGAAG ATCTTTGAAAGTAAAGGGGATATTGGAGTATTTTGCCATACCAAGAAACATGTTACCGAACCTCAAGAATTTCACTTTGCCACTGATGAAAGGATTCCGCCACCTGCTGCCATGGCTGATTTATTTGGCAAG CTTTCTATGAAGTCTGAACCTGCACGTAATCACAACCCAATCCCAAGAAACACGACTCCAAATCCGTTTCATCTCCACACAGAG GAAAGAGGTgctgagaaagagaagaagctgGTCATGGACCTTCTGCAGAAACAGTGGgaagaggaaaacgcaaggattcCCAAGGCTAATCCATACCCTTACACCACTGATTACCCTGTG ATCCCACCAAAACCAGAACCAAAGCAATGCACAAGACCAGAGCCATTCCAATTGGAGAGCCTGGTAAGACACGAGGAAGAAATACAAAAGGAACACGAAGAAAGACACAGAACAGAAAGAGAAGAGGCTCAGATGAGAGCGTTTAAGGCACAACCAATCTTAAAAGA GGACCCAATCCCCCTTCCAGAGAAGGTCCGCAAACCCCTCACACAAGTTCAGGAATTTAGTTTACATGTGAATCATCGGGCTGTGGATAGAGCACAATTTGATGAAAGG attaaggaaaaagaaatgatGTACAAACGATACAGAGAAGAGAGTGAAGCAGCAAGAATG ATAGAAGAAGAGAAAGCGTTGAAACAGATGAGAAGGACAATGGTTCCGCATGCTAGGCCAGTTCCTAATTTTGATAATCCATTTTGTCCCCAAAA GTCTTCAAAGGACATAACGAAACCCAAGTCACCAAATTTGCGTGTACTCCATAGAAAGGAAAGACGGAAGGTATTCAATGGAACTGTGTTCTCGAGTCCAGCTGCTAACATGAGATGA
- the LOC114378520 gene encoding protein TPX2-like isoform X4: MAVTEETGGATVIDETYEFSAPRFFDFVKGESDEESRKAELWFDSALSYAPSPFMPKIKTGRSITVDTLCDFSEADKMQKMFASVDNNVLETNVQQQSMTTKTEEDEADKVQKTSANVLETNIKPQSVTTVKEDDAPCPDKERSENDYKEDSACLKVSSGGAFVEVAKDACTPKPALPKKVATSTNSKKTHNKKMATNTKTQLKSATVKSVAGTPHLVQENQAIKRQKLDEGKSRQIMNVKHQTLPHNKSKLGLTVSTSTSKSHKEDRKVYVRETPATPASVPFVSMAEMMKKFQSSTRDLSLPIVVSHTKPKLTLTRPKEPEFETSQRIRPARVKSSAELEEEMMAKIPKFKARPLNKKILQTATLPPVPRSTPQLPEFKEFHLETLARAHQNADTASIASTEVSHKESSRKPYLTEPKTPLLQTSLRARPPKVKSSLELEQEELEKAPKFKARPLNKKIFESKGDIGVFCHTKKHVTEPQEFHFATDERIPPPAAMADLFGKLSMKSEPARNHNPIPRNTTPNPFHLHTEERGAEKEKKLVMDLLQKQWEEENARIPKANPYPYTTDYPVIPPKPEPKQCTRPEPFQLESLVRHEEEIQKEHEERHRTEREEAQMRAFKAQPILKEDPIPLPEKVRKPLTQVQEFSLHVNHRAVDRAQFDERIKEKEMMYKRYREESEAARMIEEEKALKQMRRTMVPHARPVPNFDNPFCPQKSSKDITKPKSPNLRVLHRKERRKVFNGTVFSSPAANMR; this comes from the exons ATGGCCGTGACGGAGGAAACCGGCGGCGCCACCGTGATCGACGAGACCTACGAGTTCTCCGCGCCGCGATTCTTCGATTTCGTCAAAGGAGAGTCTGATGAGGAATCGCGTAAGGCTGAGCTCTGGTTCGACTCCGCTCTCTCCTACGCTCCTTCGC CATTCATGCCTAAAATCAAGACCGGTAGATCTATTACTGTGGATACCTTGTGTGATTTTAGTGAAGCTGACAAAATGCAGAAG ATGTTTGCTAGTGTTGATAACAATGTTCTGGAAACCAATGTACAACAACAGAGCATGACTACCAAAACAGAGGAAGATGAAGCTGACAAAGTGCAGAAG acgTCAGCAAATGTTCTGGAAACCAATATAAAACCACAGAGTGTGACTACTGTAAAGGAAGATGATGCACCTTGCCCTGATAAAGAAAGAAGTGAGAATGATTATAAAGAAGATAGTGCATGCTTAAAGGTTTCATCTGGAGGAGCATTCGTTGAAGTAGCAAAAG ATGCTTGCACACCAAAACCAGCATTACCGAAAAAAGTTGCCACATCAACTAATTCCAAGAAGACCCATAATAAGAAGATGGCCACGAATACAAAAACTCAGTTAAAGTCAGCAACAGTGAAGAGCGTTGCAGGGACTCCTCACTTGGTCCAAGAGAATCAAGCCATTAAGAGGCAAAAATTGGATGAAGGAAAATCTAGACAG ATTATGAATGTCAAACATCAGACATTGCCTCATAATAAGTCAAAATTGGGTTTAACCGTGTCTACTAGCACTAGTAAATCTCACAAAGAGGACAGAAAG GTTTATGTTCGTGAAACACCAGCAACACCAGCCTCTGTACCATTTGTATCAATGGCAGAAATGATGAAAAAATTTCAATCTAGTACCAGAGACCTGTCATTGCCCATCGTTGTTTCTCAT ACAAAACCAAAACTTACATTGACTAGGCCTAAGGAGCCTGAATTTGAGACATCTCAGCGGATTCGCCCAGCTAGGGTGAAGAGTAGTGCTGAGCTTGAGGAAGAAATGATGGCTAAAATCCCAAAATTCAAGGCTCGACCATTGAATAAGAAG ATTTTGCAAACTGCAACTTTGCCTCCCGTTCCAAGAAGTACACCACAGCTACCAGAATTTAAG gaATTTCATCTGGAAACTTTGGCTAGGGCCCATCAGAATGCAGATACAGCTTCAATAGCTTCAACAGAGGTGTCTCATAAG gagagtTCAAGGAAGCCTTATCTTACAGAACCAAAAACACCTTTGCTCCAAACTTCACTAAGAGCCCGCCCACCCAAAGTGAAAAGCTCATTAGAATTAGAGCAAGAGGAGCTTGAAAAGGCCCCTAAATTCAAGGCAAGACCTCTAAATAAGAAG ATCTTTGAAAGTAAAGGGGATATTGGAGTATTTTGCCATACCAAGAAACATGTTACCGAACCTCAAGAATTTCACTTTGCCACTGATGAAAGGATTCCGCCACCTGCTGCCATGGCTGATTTATTTGGCAAG CTTTCTATGAAGTCTGAACCTGCACGTAATCACAACCCAATCCCAAGAAACACGACTCCAAATCCGTTTCATCTCCACACAGAG GAAAGAGGTgctgagaaagagaagaagctgGTCATGGACCTTCTGCAGAAACAGTGGgaagaggaaaacgcaaggattcCCAAGGCTAATCCATACCCTTACACCACTGATTACCCTGTG ATCCCACCAAAACCAGAACCAAAGCAATGCACAAGACCAGAGCCATTCCAATTGGAGAGCCTGGTAAGACACGAGGAAGAAATACAAAAGGAACACGAAGAAAGACACAGAACAGAAAGAGAAGAGGCTCAGATGAGAGCGTTTAAGGCACAACCAATCTTAAAAGA GGACCCAATCCCCCTTCCAGAGAAGGTCCGCAAACCCCTCACACAAGTTCAGGAATTTAGTTTACATGTGAATCATCGGGCTGTGGATAGAGCACAATTTGATGAAAGG attaaggaaaaagaaatgatGTACAAACGATACAGAGAAGAGAGTGAAGCAGCAAGAATG ATAGAAGAAGAGAAAGCGTTGAAACAGATGAGAAGGACAATGGTTCCGCATGCTAGGCCAGTTCCTAATTTTGATAATCCATTTTGTCCCCAAAA GTCTTCAAAGGACATAACGAAACCCAAGTCACCAAATTTGCGTGTACTCCATAGAAAGGAAAGACGGAAGGTATTCAATGGAACTGTGTTCTCGAGTCCAGCTGCTAACATGAGATGA
- the LOC114378077 gene encoding probable protein phosphatase 2C 58 yields MTGREILHMMKVKAGFGTPDTGNGKGKISKHITHGFHLMKGKSAHPMEDYLVSEFKQEKDRELGLFAIFDGHLGHDVASYLQNHLFQNILQQHDFWTETESAVKKAYVETDEKILEQELVLGRGGSTAVTAILIDGQKLVVANVGDSRAIICENGKARQLSVDHEPSKEKKSIERRGGFVSNIPGDVPRVDGQLAVARAFGDRSLKMHLSSEPDVIVQEVDQHTEFLILASDGIWKVMSNEEAVESIRQIKDAQAAAKQLIEEAVCKKSKDDISCIVVRFQ; encoded by the exons ATGACTGGCAGAGAAATCCTCCATATGATGAAG GTGAAAGCAGGGTTTGGAACACCAGACACAGGGAATGGAAAAGGCAAAATATCAAAACACATTACACAtggctttcacttgatgaaggGCAAATCAGCGCATCCTATGGAAGATTATTTAGTTTCAGAATTTAAGCAAGAAAAGGACAGAGAATTAGGCTTGTTTGCAATATTTGATGGCCACTTAGGCCATGATGTAGCAAGCTATTTGCAGAACCACCTTTTCCAAAACATCTTGCAACAG CATGACTTTTGGACTGAGACAGAAAGCGCAGTGAAAAAAGCATACGTTGAAACAGATGAGAAAATATTGGAACAAGAACTTGTGTTGGGGCGAGGAGGGTCAACAGCTGTGACTGCAATACTTATTGATGGTCAGAAGCTTGTAGTAGCAAATGTTGGTGACTCAAGAGCTATTATCTGTGAGAATGGAAAGGCAAGACAACTATCAGTGGATCATGAACCaagcaaggaaaaaaaatcgaTTGAGAGGCGTGGGGGTTTTGTATCAAACATTCCAG GAGATGTCCCTCGAGTAGATGGACAGCTGGCAGTAGCAAGGGCTTTTGGTGACAGGAGCCTGAAGATGCATCTTAGTTCAGAACCTGATGTGATTGTACAGGAAGTAGATCAACATACAGAGTTTCTTATTCTGGCTAGTGATGGAATATGGAAG GTTATGTCAAACGAAGAAGCAGTGGAATCTATTAGACAAATAAAGGATGCTCAAGCTGCAGCAAAGCAATTGATTGAAGAGGCAGTTTGCAAGAAAAGTAAGGATGACATATCTTGCATAGTTGTGAGGTTCCAATGA
- the LOC114379279 gene encoding zinc finger CCCH domain-containing protein 2-like, whose product MSSVFSEHKFQLQPSHQLLSLKKSLRDIDIPVPPRKLLTRRSAAVHDVSGDMFSDDTLRHKYLPHNGSTDSSDDDSGDPYASDQFRMFEFKVRRCTRSRSHDWTDCPFVHPGEKARRRDPRRFHYSATVCPEFRRGQCDRGDACEFSHGVFECWLHPSRYRTEACKDGRNCKRKVCFFAHTPRQLRVLHSNENSNKKKCTNMSPHNNNNNTNNCCLVCHCSSSTRSPTSTLFGMSHFSPPLSPPSPSSPSRFETNHHHGVVKYNKDVLSELMCSMEGLNFGEASLLSAASKPHNNFSSWLDVSEDHNQKQFSTLSPTITACGSFSNNGNGRFLREESGVVDDVISPDLAWVNELLM is encoded by the coding sequence atgagtaGTGTTTTTTCAGAACACAAATTCCAACTTCAACCCTCTCACCAACTTCTCTCCCTCAAGAAATCCCTGAGGGACATAGACATCCCAGTCCCACCAAGGAAGCTCCTCACCCGCCGCTCCGCCGCCGTCCACGACGTCTCCGGCGACATGTTTTCCGATGACACCCTCCGGCACAAGTACCTTCCCCACAATGGCTCCACCGACTCCTCCGACGATGACTCCGGCGACCCCTACGCCTCCGATCAATTCCGCATGTTTGAGTTCAAGGTCCGGCGCTGTACTCGCAGCCGGAGCCATGACTGGACAGACTGTCCATTTGTACATCCCGGCGAGAAGGCCCGCCGTCGGGACCCTCGCCGGTTTCATTACTCTGCAACAGTCTGTCCAGAGTTTCGCCGCGGTCAGTGTGACCGTGGCGATGCATGTGAGTTTTCTCATGGGGTGTTTGAGTGCTGGTTACACCCTTCTAGGTATAGAACCGAGGCTTGCAAGGATGGTAGGAATTGCAAGCGAAAAGTTTGCTTCTTTGCTCACACCCCTCGCCAACTCAGGGTTTTGCATTCCAATGAAAATAGCAACAAGAAAAAGTGCACCAATATGAGCCctcataacaacaacaacaacaccaacAATTGTTGTTTGGTTTGCCATTGCTCTTCTTCTACTCGTTCACCAACTTCAACCTTGTTCGGCATGTCTCATTTTTCTCCTCCATTGTCACCACCTTCTCCTTCTTCCCCTTCTAGGTTTGAGACCAACCATCATCATGGTGTTGTGAAATATAATAAGGATGTGCTCTCTGAGCTTATGTGTTCCATGGAGGGTTTGAATTTTGGTGAGGCTTCACTTTTGTCTGCTGCTTCTAAGCCTCACAACAATTTTTCTTCTTGGCTTGATGTTTCTGAGGATCACAATCAAAAACAGTTCAGTACTCTTTCACCAACCATCACTGCTTGTGGAAGCTTTTCCAACAACGGAAATGGGAGATTTTTGAGAGAAGAAAGTGGGGTTGTTGATGATGTTATTTCCCCAGATCTCGCATGGGTGAATGAATTGCTGATGTAG